One region of Pogona vitticeps strain Pit_001003342236 chromosome 1, PviZW2.1, whole genome shotgun sequence genomic DNA includes:
- the METTL5 gene encoding rRNA N(6)-adenosine-methyltransferase METTL5 isoform X2 yields MKKLKLKELESCLQQADDFENPKLLLEQYPTRPHIAACMLYTIHNTFDDIENKIVADLGCGCGVLSIGSSMLGAGFCVGFDIDADALEVFNKNVEEFELTNIDMVQCDVCSLPDKKPQKFDTVIMNPPFGTKHNKGTDMTFLKTALQMARTAVYSLHKTSTRQHIQKKADEWKVKMEVLAELRYDLPASYKFHKKKSVDIEVDFIRFSCGKKMDGGMI; encoded by the exons ATGAAAAAGTTGAAGCTTAAAGAACTTGAAAGTTGTCTTCAGCAAGCTGATGACTTCGAGAATCCAAAACTGCTGCTGGAACAATATCCAACGAGGCCACATATTGCAG CATGTATGCTTTATACAATTCACAATACCTTTGATGATATTGAAAACAAGATAGTTGCAGATCTTGGATGTGGTTGTGGGGTGCTGAGCATTGGAAGTTCCATGCTGGGAGCAGG ATTTTGTGTAGGATTTGACATAGATGCTGATGCCTTGGAAGTATTTAACAAGAATGTCGAAGAATTTGAGCTGACAAATATTGACATGGTTCAGTGTGACGTATGTTCTCTGCCTGACAAAAAGCCCCAAAAGTTTGATACAGTTATTATGAATCCTCCCTTTGGGACTAAACACAATAAAG GCACGGATATGACTTTTCTCAAGACAGCACTGCAAATGGCAAGAACAGCTGTGTATTCCTTACACAAAACATCAACCCGGCAA CATATTCAGAAGAAAGCAGATGAGTGGAAAGTGAAGATGGAAGTCTTAGCAG AACTGAGATACGACCTACCAGCATCATATAAATTTCACAAAAAGAAATCA GTAGACATCGAAGTTGATTTTATCAGATTCTCTTGTGGAAAAAAGATGGATGGAGGAATGATTTAA
- the METTL5 gene encoding rRNA N(6)-adenosine-methyltransferase METTL5 isoform X1, which translates to MKKLKLKELESCLQQADDFENPKLLLEQYPTRPHIAACMLYTIHNTFDDIENKIVADLGCGCGVLSIGSSMLGAGFCVGFDIDADALEVFNKNVEEFELTNIDMVQCDVCSLPDKKPQKFDTVIMNPPFGTKHNKGTDMTFLKTALQMARTAVYSLHKTSTRQHIQKKADEWKVKMEVLAELRYDLPASYKFHKKKSVSIDLPLIQNKNMNLHLKKLNNMPVNMNFNQICTCSVSCRKY; encoded by the exons ATGAAAAAGTTGAAGCTTAAAGAACTTGAAAGTTGTCTTCAGCAAGCTGATGACTTCGAGAATCCAAAACTGCTGCTGGAACAATATCCAACGAGGCCACATATTGCAG CATGTATGCTTTATACAATTCACAATACCTTTGATGATATTGAAAACAAGATAGTTGCAGATCTTGGATGTGGTTGTGGGGTGCTGAGCATTGGAAGTTCCATGCTGGGAGCAGG ATTTTGTGTAGGATTTGACATAGATGCTGATGCCTTGGAAGTATTTAACAAGAATGTCGAAGAATTTGAGCTGACAAATATTGACATGGTTCAGTGTGACGTATGTTCTCTGCCTGACAAAAAGCCCCAAAAGTTTGATACAGTTATTATGAATCCTCCCTTTGGGACTAAACACAATAAAG GCACGGATATGACTTTTCTCAAGACAGCACTGCAAATGGCAAGAACAGCTGTGTATTCCTTACACAAAACATCAACCCGGCAA CATATTCAGAAGAAAGCAGATGAGTGGAAAGTGAAGATGGAAGTCTTAGCAG AACTGAGATACGACCTACCAGCATCATATAAATTTCACAAAAAGAAATCAGTAAGTATTGATCTACCTCTcatccaaaacaaaaacatgaatttgcatcttaaaaagctgaacAACATGCCTGTTAATATGAATTTTAATCAGATATGTACCTGTTCTGTATCATGCAGGAAATATTAA
- the SSB gene encoding lupus La protein — MAENGESENMSDLEKKICQQIEYYFGDHNLPQDKFLQEKIKLDDGWVTLETIIKFNRLNRLTTDFDVIVGALKKSKSELMEVSEDKTKIRRSPSKPLPEITEQYKNAVKSRSVYIKGFPLDATLDDIKEWMDSKGKVESIQMRRTLQKTFKGSVFAVFDSVETAKAFVETPNQKYSDTELLVLFRDDYFAKKNEEKKRNRLEAKARAKQEKEEKQKLAEDAEMKSLEEKQGWLLKFSGDLEDQTCREDLHAIFSNHGEIKWIDFVRGAKEGIILFKSSAKEVLEKAKEANDGNLQLRDKDVTWEVLEGDEAKEALKKIMDGQQKSFNKKKGKGGRKGKGKGGKGPQAAQDRKVKFQGKKTKFESEDEEEGEDNGTTGPASPKKRPLEDAKQEEPAPKQLKTENGDGDKE; from the exons atggctgaaaatggAGAGAGTGAAAATATGTCTGATTTGGAAAAGAAGATCTGTCAGCAGATTGAG TACTATTTTGGCGATCACAATTTACCACAAGACAAGTTTCTTCAGGAGAAGATCAAATTGGATGATGGATGGGTAACTTTAGAAACAATAATCAAATTCAACAG GTTAAATCGTCTTACAACAGACTTTGATGTAATAGTGGgggcattaaaaaaatcaaagagtgAGCTTATGGAAGTTAGCGAGGACAAGACTAAAATCCGAAGATCTCCAAGCAAACCATTACCTGAAATAACTGAACAATATAAGAATGCAGTTAAAAGCAGATCTGTGTATATT aaagggTTCCCACTAGATGCAACCTTAGATGATATCAAAGAGTGGATGGACTCTAAAGGCAAAGTAGAAAGCATTCAGATGAGGAGAACACTTCAGAAAACTTTTAAG ggATCAGTATTTGCAGTATTTGATAGTGTCGAAACGGCCAAGGCATTTGTTGAGACTCCAAACCAAAAGTACAGTGACACAGAACTACTTGTGCTGTTCAG GGATGATTACTTTGCAAAGAAGAATGAGGAGAAGAAACGGAACAGATTGGAAGCGAAAGCGAGGGCCAAACA ggaaaaggaagagaaacagaagctAGCTGAGGATGCTGAAATG AAATCTTTGGAGGAGAAGCAGGGATGGTTGCTGAAATTCTCTGGAGACCTGGAAGATCAGACCTGTCGAGAAGACCTCCATGCTATTTTTTCCAATCATGGTGAAATTAAATGGATAGACTTTGTCCGAGGTGCAAAAGAG GGAATTATCCTGTTCAAGAGCAGTGCGAAAGAAGTGCTGGAAAAAGCCAAGGAAGCCAATGATGGGAATCTGCAACTGCGAGACAAAGATGTGACCTGGGAGGTGCTTGAAGGCGATGAAGCAAAAGAGGCATTGAAGAAAATAATGGACGGGCAGCAAAAATCatttaacaaaaagaaaggaaaag GAGGCCgtaaaggtaaaggaaaaggcGGCAAGGGGCCACAAGCTGCGCAGGATAGAAAAGTGAAATTCCAAGGCAAGAAAACAAAATTTGAGAGTGAAGATGAAGAGGAGGGTGAAGACAATGGTACAACAG GGCCAGCAAGTCCTAAGAAAAGGCCACTGGAAGATGCAAAGCAAGAAGAGCCTGCCCCCAAACAGCTGAAAACGGAGAATGGAGATGGAGACAAGGAGTAG